One part of the Streptobacillus ratti genome encodes these proteins:
- the rplO gene encoding 50S ribosomal protein L15 — protein sequence MNLNELRPAEGSKRDRKRIGRGHGTGWGKTAGKGHNGQKQRSGTYVPASFEGGQMPLIRRVPKRGFSNSAFQKDIIVVNLKDIVDKFNDGEEVTLETLLERRVVKNANFITKENGERNYTSLLKIIGNYELEKALKVKAHRVSKGAKEAIEKFNGTVELVEIKSFANVAGNAKEVKGE from the coding sequence ATGAATCTTAATGAATTAAGACCTGCCGAAGGATCAAAAAGAGATAGAAAGAGAATCGGTAGAGGACATGGAACTGGTTGGGGTAAAACTGCTGGTAAAGGTCATAATGGACAAAAACAAAGATCAGGTACATACGTACCAGCTTCGTTTGAAGGAGGGCAAATGCCTTTAATCAGAAGAGTTCCTAAAAGAGGATTCTCAAATTCTGCATTCCAAAAAGACATAATAGTAGTAAACTTAAAAGACATAGTAGATAAATTTAATGATGGAGAAGAAGTAACTTTAGAAACATTATTAGAAAGAAGAGTAGTAAAAAATGCTAACTTCATTACTAAAGAAAATGGAGAAAGAAATTACACTTCATTATTAAAAATTATTGGAAATTATGAATTAGAAAAAGCTTTAAAAGTTAAAGCACATAGAGTATCTAAAGGTGCTAAAGAAGCAATTGAAAAATTTAATGGAACAGTTGAATTAGTAGAAATCAAATCATTTGCAAATGTAGCAGGAAACGCTAAAGAAGTTAAGGGAGAGTAA
- the rpmD gene encoding 50S ribosomal protein L30 produces MTKVNITLVKGINGRKPNHIATIKSLGLRKIGQTVEHNLTADIEGKIKLISYLVKVEEV; encoded by the coding sequence ATGACTAAAGTAAATATAACACTTGTAAAAGGAATTAATGGAAGAAAACCTAACCATATCGCAACAATTAAATCTTTAGGTTTAAGAAAAATTGGTCAAACAGTTGAACACAATTTGACTGCTGATATAGAGGGTAAAATTAAATTAATTTCTTATTTAGTTAAAGTAGAGGAGGTTTAA
- the rpsE gene encoding 30S ribosomal protein S5, with protein sequence MAKEVKTNEYKEKLLRISRVSKTVKGGRRISFSVLAAVGDENGKVGIGLGKANGVPEAIRKAIAGAKKSMITVSLKGGTLPHEQIGKFNATSVLLKPASKGTGVIAGSATREILELVGVTDVLTKIRGSKNKDNVARATLDGLKKLRSIEKVAKLRGKTVEEILG encoded by the coding sequence TTGGCAAAAGAAGTTAAAACTAACGAATACAAAGAAAAACTTTTAAGAATTAGTAGAGTTTCTAAAACTGTTAAAGGGGGAAGAAGAATTTCATTCTCAGTACTAGCAGCAGTTGGAGACGAAAACGGAAAAGTTGGAATAGGATTAGGAAAAGCAAATGGAGTACCTGAAGCAATTAGAAAAGCTATTGCAGGTGCTAAAAAAAGTATGATAACAGTTTCATTAAAAGGTGGAACTTTACCACATGAACAAATTGGTAAATTTAATGCTACATCAGTTTTATTAAAACCAGCATCAAAAGGGACTGGGGTTATTGCTGGGTCAGCAACTAGAGAAATTTTAGAATTAGTAGGTGTTACTGATGTATTAACTAAAATTAGAGGATCTAAAAATAAAGATAATGTTGCAAGAGCTACATTAGATGGATTAAAAAAATTAAGATCAATTGAAAAAGTTGCTAAACTTAGAGGAAAAACTGTAGAAGAAATTTTAGGATAA
- the rplR gene encoding 50S ribosomal protein L18 produces the protein MIKKVDRNLARVRKHKSIRAKISGTPERPRLTVYRSLTNIFAQLIDDTTGKTLVSASTIEKGNKVQHGSNVEAAKLIGTRLAEKAKAAGITKVVFDRSGYIYTGRVKALADAAREAGLEF, from the coding sequence ATGATTAAAAAAGTAGATAGAAACTTAGCAAGAGTTAGAAAACATAAAAGCATAAGAGCTAAAATCAGTGGAACACCTGAAAGACCTAGACTTACTGTTTATAGAAGTTTAACTAACATCTTCGCACAATTAATAGATGATACAACAGGAAAAACATTAGTTTCAGCTTCAACTATTGAAAAAGGGAATAAAGTTCAACATGGATCAAATGTAGAAGCTGCAAAATTAATAGGTACAAGATTAGCTGAAAAAGCTAAAGCTGCTGGAATTACTAAAGTAGTATTTGATAGAAGTGGATACATCTATACTGGAAGAGTAAAAGCATTAGCAGACGCTGCAAGAGAAGCAGGATTAGAATTCTAA
- the rplF gene encoding 50S ribosomal protein L6 encodes MSRVGKKPITIPKGVEITNEGNVYTVKGPKGTLTRELSSEIKVNIENNEITFERPNDLPNIRALHGTTRANVNNMVVGVSEGFKIKLELVGVGYRVAAAGKGITMALGYSHPVDIAPIEGITFTVEGNTKLTVEGIDKQLVGQVASDIRAKRAPEPYKGKGVKYADEKIRRKEGKKG; translated from the coding sequence ATGTCAAGAGTAGGTAAAAAACCTATTACTATACCAAAAGGTGTAGAAATTACAAATGAAGGTAATGTTTACACAGTAAAAGGACCTAAAGGAACTTTAACTAGAGAATTATCTTCTGAAATTAAAGTAAATATTGAAAATAATGAAATAACTTTTGAAAGACCAAATGACTTACCTAATATTAGAGCATTACATGGAACTACAAGAGCAAATGTTAATAACATGGTTGTTGGAGTTAGTGAAGGTTTCAAAATTAAATTAGAATTAGTTGGGGTTGGATACAGAGTAGCTGCAGCAGGTAAAGGAATTACAATGGCTTTAGGATATTCACATCCAGTTGATATAGCTCCAATTGAGGGTATTACTTTCACTGTAGAAGGAAATACTAAATTAACTGTAGAAGGAATTGACAAACAATTAGTTGGTCAAGTTGCATCAGATATAAGAGCTAAGAGAGCACCAGAACCATATAAAGGTAAAGGGGTTAAATATGCTGATGAGAAGATAAGAAGAAAAGAAGGTAAGAAAGGATAG
- the rpsH gene encoding 30S ribosomal protein S8, with amino-acid sequence MHLTDPIADMLTRIRNANIAKHDKVAIPFSKIKESIANILRNEGYISEYEIKEEGSIKDIVVTLKTVDGEQVIKGLKRISKPGRRVYSSVESLPKVLGGLGIAIVTTPKGVLTDKECRKQSVGGEVLCYIW; translated from the coding sequence ATGCACTTAACAGATCCTATTGCAGATATGTTAACAAGAATTAGAAATGCAAATATTGCAAAACACGATAAAGTTGCAATACCATTTTCTAAAATAAAAGAAAGTATCGCAAATATATTAAGAAATGAAGGATATATATCAGAATACGAAATCAAAGAAGAAGGAAGTATAAAAGATATAGTTGTAACTTTAAAAACTGTTGATGGTGAACAAGTTATAAAAGGATTAAAAAGAATTTCTAAACCAGGAAGAAGAGTATACTCTTCAGTAGAAAGCTTACCAAAAGTATTAGGTGGTTTAGGAATAGCTATCGTTACTACACCTAAAGGTGTTTTAACTGATAAAGAATGCAGAAAGCAAAGTGTTGGTGGAGAGGTTCTTTGTTACATTTGGTAA
- the rpsN gene encoding 30S ribosomal protein S14: MAKKAMVQKNLKIEKTIDKYAVKRAELKERAKQGDREAIIELSKLPRNASPTRHRNRCQVNGRPRGFMREFGISRVMFRQLAGEGMIPGIKKSSW, from the coding sequence ATGGCTAAAAAAGCAATGGTTCAAAAAAATCTAAAAATTGAAAAAACTATAGATAAATATGCAGTAAAAAGAGCTGAGTTAAAAGAAAGAGCTAAACAAGGAGATAGAGAAGCAATTATTGAATTATCTAAATTGCCTCGTAACGCATCGCCTACAAGACATAGAAATAGATGTCAAGTAAATGGTAGACCAAGAGGATTCATGAGAGAATTCGGAATATCAAGAGTAATGTTTAGACAATTAGCTGGTGAAGGTATGATACCTGGAATCAAAAAATCAAGCTGGTAA
- the rplE gene encoding 50S ribosomal protein L5, whose amino-acid sequence MSTKYMPRLQKAYNETMVSALMKELGLSNIMEVPKLDKIIVNMGLGEAVNNPKLIDTAVKELAQITGQKPVARKARKSEAGFKLREGQLIGAKVTLRKEKMYEFLDRLVSVTLPRVRDFEGVSSRGFDGRGNYTLGLKEQIIFPEIEIDKVDKVLGMGITFVTTARTDEEGRALLRAFGMPFAK is encoded by the coding sequence ATGTCTACAAAATATATGCCTAGATTACAAAAAGCATACAATGAAACTATGGTATCAGCATTAATGAAAGAATTAGGACTTTCTAACATTATGGAAGTACCTAAATTAGATAAAATAATAGTTAATATGGGTCTTGGAGAAGCAGTAAATAACCCTAAATTAATAGATACAGCAGTTAAAGAATTAGCACAAATTACAGGACAAAAACCAGTTGCAAGAAAAGCTAGAAAATCTGAAGCTGGATTTAAATTAAGAGAAGGTCAATTAATAGGTGCAAAAGTTACTTTAAGAAAAGAAAAAATGTATGAATTCTTAGATAGATTAGTAAGTGTTACTTTACCAAGAGTAAGAGATTTTGAAGGAGTTTCTTCTCGTGGATTTGATGGAAGAGGAAATTATACTTTAGGATTAAAAGAGCAAATTATCTTCCCAGAAATCGAAATTGATAAAGTTGATAAAGTATTAGGAATGGGAATTACATTCGTAACTACTGCTAGAACTGATGAAGAAGGAAGAGCATTATTAAGAGCATTTGGAATGCCATTTGCAAAATAA
- the rplX gene encoding 50S ribosomal protein L24 has product MIKSKIKSVPKKLHVKTGDTVVVISGRSNNDKRSNKSSQMGDKGKIGKVLKVFPKLGKIVVEGVNVKKKHLKPNAMNTQGEIVEREVPIFSSKVMLWDESVKSATRVKYEIKDGKKVRISVKSGQEI; this is encoded by the coding sequence GTGATTAAATCTAAAATAAAATCAGTTCCTAAAAAACTACATGTTAAAACTGGAGATACAGTTGTAGTAATTAGTGGAAGAAGTAATAATGACAAAAGAAGCAATAAATCTTCTCAAATGGGAGATAAAGGTAAAATAGGAAAAGTATTAAAAGTATTCCCTAAACTTGGAAAAATAGTAGTTGAAGGTGTAAACGTTAAGAAAAAACATTTAAAACCTAATGCTATGAACACACAAGGTGAGATTGTAGAAAGAGAAGTACCAATTTTCTCATCTAAAGTAATGTTATGGGATGAAAGCGTTAAAAGTGCTACAAGAGTAAAATATGAAATTAAAGACGGTAAAAAAGTTAGAATTTCAGTTAAATCAGGACAAGAAATATAA